AGTCCGGAGTGTGGTACTACCGGTATGCCGATGGAACGGTTCAGGCTAATTCCTGGATGGAACTTGATAACGTATGGTACCGCTTTGGCCAGGAAGGGAAGATGGTAACAGGCTGGTTTATCCTGGATTCCGATATCTATTATATGAATTCCAAAGGGGCAATGGTGACAGGCTGGAATAAAATTGACAATACATGGTATTATTTTTATCCGGACAACGGCTACGAGGCCCCCATGGGAGCAGCCGCAACCAACTGGCAGGTCATAGACGGCTATTATCATTATTTTAACAGCCAGGGTGCCATGCAGAAGGATTGGATCAACCAGGCAGGAAGATGGTATTATTTAAATACCATACAGGGGAACTTAGAGGGAGCGATGCTAAAGGGCTTATTCACCCGGAATGGGCATACATATTTTACCGGGGAAGACGGAGTCATGGTAACCGGCTGGCAGAAGATCGATGGACTGTGGCGTTATTTTAATCAGGATGGCACGATGGCGGTTAATACGGTAATCAATGGATTTCCGGTGAATGAAGATGGAGTATGGGTACAATGATGAGAGATAAAAAAAGAAAACTGCAAACGATGTTCCTTGCTGTGCTGGTGGCAGCATTTACATGCTTACCGGCAGTTATGTCCTATGCTGCCGATTCTGTTGTGATTCGAAGCGTGAATCTTAAATTTGACAGCCAGTATGGGAGTGAAGAAATACTGATGCCTGGTATTTCCACAACCAATGCCGGAGTATCGGTAAAGGAGGTTGTATGGAAACGGGATATCAGCAAATGGAAGGCAGCGAAGAATGAACGGGTCAGCGTGATTTTAACATCAGACACCATGATATTTGCCAATGCCTACAACCGGTCAGAGTGCAAGATCACAGGGGCGAAGTTCGTTTCCGCCAAAGCTTTGGATAACAATACCCTGGAAGTAAAGGTGGATTATGTTCCTGTAGTGATTTTAGGAAGAACAGCCAGGGCCGGCTGGAGTGACAGCAAAAAGACAAAGGCAGTATGGGAAAAAGTTGAATTTGCTACGGGGTATCAGGTTGCCCTGTATGCAGATGATAAGCTGAAGAAGCGTATTTCCGTAGAAACCAATATGGTGGATCTTTCTGAATACATGGATAAGGATGCTGTCTATTACTATGAAGTCCGGGCAATCGGCTATACTGCCGATGACCGGAAATATATGAAGGAAGGGGACTATGTCACTTCCGATGATACTATCATGGAATATGACGGCGATACATCAGGGAAATGGAAGGGAAATACCTACAAGCAGGAGGACGGCGGAGTTCCCAGGAATAGCTGGAAGCAGATCTTAAACGACTGGTATTATTTTGACGGGAATGGAGTTTACCAGACAGGCTGGCTCCTGTCAGGTCAAAGATGGTATTATATGAATCCCAAGGATGGAAAATTACTCATTGGCTGGCAGTTCGTCAATGGGAAATGGTATTACTTAAATCCGGATGGAGGAGAAATGCTGACGGGCTGGATACAGACCCAGCCAGGAATCTGGTATTATTTAAATCCGGATGGCAGCATGGCAAGCAGCACAAATGTCGGTAATTATTGGGTGGATGCTTCAGGAAGATGGATTCCGTAAAAGTCGGAGATTGACGGGAGGATTAAATTTTGGCAACGATAGACCAGTTAAGGCTGTCTGCACTTACCAGTGTAAAGGCAGGGCAGTCAGGATATACGGCAGCTTCATCTGCCAAAGGGAATTTTAAGCAGGTTTTAAAATCAGTAGTAAAGGCTCCGGAAAATCTTGAGGCCATATTCAAAGAGGCGTCTAAAAAATACGGTGTTTCCGAAAAACTGCTAAAGGCGGTCGCTAAGGCAGAATCGAATTTCAACCCATCTGCTACTTCAAAGAAGGGGGCTGCCGGAGTGATGCAGCTGATGCCAGCCACTGCCAGATCCCTCGGAGTGGATGATCCTTATGATGCAAGAAGCAATATTATGGGGGGAGCTAAATATTTGAAAGAAAATTTGGAACGGTATAAAGGTAATGTGGATCTCACCCTGGCGGCCTATAATGCGGGCAGCAATAATGTAAGCAAATATGGAGGAATCCCTCCTTTTAAGGAAACCCAGGAGTATGTAAAGAAGGTTAAGAATTATATGGGTGATTCCGAAACTTCAGGATATTTGGCGGACACATCAAGTAATTTACAATATCTTTCGGGGCAAACATTGGAAGGCGATAGCGAAAGTCTTATACCGGCTAAATCCGATTATCTTTATTTGATCGAACTAATGAAGCTTCGGATGCAGATGGCTTCCTACGGCATTTCCGGTCAGTTTGATTCTGATGATTCAGCAGTTGGATCAATCTATAATTTATAAAATAAAGCCTAATGGAAAATCGAAAGAAATAGATTTTCCATTAGGCTTTATTTATTTAATAATAAATAACATGTCGTTTTAGTTATATATAAGATCTGTTTATTGGGAAGATCTTACTTTTTGGAAATCGCATCACTTACTTTTACCAGTGCCTCAATAAAATATGATTTTTTAATGGGCTTAAAAACAAAAGGAATATTGGTGCCCAATTCTTGCACCTTCCGATGTGTTTCATCATAGACAAGGGAACTGATAATGATGATCCCCGCTTCTGGATGATGCTCCAACAGGC
The nucleotide sequence above comes from Lacrimispora sp. BS-2. Encoded proteins:
- a CDS encoding N-acetylmuramoyl-L-alanine amidase family protein, with the translated sequence MMRDKKRKLQTMFLAVLVAAFTCLPAVMSYAADSVVIRSVNLKFDSQYGSEEILMPGISTTNAGVSVKEVVWKRDISKWKAAKNERVSVILTSDTMIFANAYNRSECKITGAKFVSAKALDNNTLEVKVDYVPVVILGRTARAGWSDSKKTKAVWEKVEFATGYQVALYADDKLKKRISVETNMVDLSEYMDKDAVYYYEVRAIGYTADDRKYMKEGDYVTSDDTIMEYDGDTSGKWKGNTYKQEDGGVPRNSWKQILNDWYYFDGNGVYQTGWLLSGQRWYYMNPKDGKLLIGWQFVNGKWYYLNPDGGEMLTGWIQTQPGIWYYLNPDGSMASSTNVGNYWVDASGRWIP
- a CDS encoding lytic transglycosylase domain-containing protein, which codes for MATIDQLRLSALTSVKAGQSGYTAASSAKGNFKQVLKSVVKAPENLEAIFKEASKKYGVSEKLLKAVAKAESNFNPSATSKKGAAGVMQLMPATARSLGVDDPYDARSNIMGGAKYLKENLERYKGNVDLTLAAYNAGSNNVSKYGGIPPFKETQEYVKKVKNYMGDSETSGYLADTSSNLQYLSGQTLEGDSESLIPAKSDYLYLIELMKLRMQMASYGISGQFDSDDSAVGSIYNL